From Bacillota bacterium:
AACAGGGGCTTGGTGTATTCGCGGATGCCTTCGATGTCGAAGTCCTCCAGATTCTGCGAGGCGAGAATGACGGCGCTGTCCTTCTTTCTCACACGCTTCATGAAATTCCGGATGTACTCTATCGCCGTCAGGTTTGTGAGGAATAAATACAGCTCGTCGATGGAGGCGGCCGTGTTTCCGGCAGTCAGCAGCTCGTTGCTCATAAAGGACAGCACATTAAACAGCAGGGCGTTGCGGATGTTCTTCGACGCCTGCAACAGCCCCTTGACGCCGAAGGTCACGAAGCTGCCGCTGGTGATATTGGTGTGCCCGTTGAAAAAATTGGACTCCGCGCCCTTGCACAGGGAGTGGAGCCCAAGGCAGATTTCCCGCAGCGTGTCGGCGGTGTAGAGCTGGCGGCGGCTCTCGTCGAAGGCTTTGTACTCAGCCTCCACCAGCTCGTACAGGTCGGACAGGATGGGGTAATCCGCGGGCTTCAGCCGGTCGAAATTGCTCCGGTCGGTGATGCCCCATTTGTCGTAGAGCTTGCCCAGCATGATCTCAATGGTGTCGATCTGCCGGTCGTCAAAGTCCTTGTAGCAGCGGAAAAAGTCTTTGAGAAAGCTGATGTGCTGGCTGAGTTTGGAGGTCTGCCGGAACGCCTGGGGTGCACCGGTGTCCCCGGGGTCACCGGATATATCCCATGTTTTCGGCTCCAGCACATTGATGATGTATTCGCCGGACATGAGGTCTATGAAGCAGCCGCCGAGGTTTACCGTTAGTTCCTCGTATTCCATCTCAGGGTCTAAAGCCAGCACATGCATGCCGGACTCCCGCAGATTGGTGAGGATAAGTTTCAATAGGTAGCTTTTGCCCTGGCCGGAATTGCCCAGGATCAGGATGTTGGCGTTGGTCTTGTCGTCGGCCCGCTTGTTGAAATCCACAAGGATGTTGCTGCCGAATTTGTCCCTGCCGAGGTAAAACCCGCGCTCGTCGGTTTTGCCGCTGTAGTTGAAGGGATAGAGGTTGGCCACTGACGACGCCGGCAGCACACGCTCAAACTGGTCGCCAAACACGTTCCAGCCGGAAGGCATTGCGCAAATAAATCCCTGCTTCTGGCGGAGCAGGAGCCGGTCCACATTGAGCTTGCTCCGTATGAGTTCTGTCAGCACCTCGGTCTGCAGCAGCTTGAGCTGGTCGGGGTCGTGGGCGGACAGTTCGATATATACGGCGGCGTGGAGCAGCGGCTCCTTGTTCCGGTGCATGGAAGCCACGATATTGGCCACGTCCTGCAGGTTGCTCTCGGCGGCGACGGTCTGCTGCAGGTCGTTGGTGCTGCTTCGCTTCATGCGGTTTTTATTGGCGGCGTTGGATATGATTTTTCTTTCCTCCACCGGTGTGACATGGCGGGTATAGATGCGCAGGGTGACGCCGTCCTTCTCGCCCAGGTGCCGGAGGATGGCCTGTTCCTCCGTGGCGGTCGGATACTCCCGAAGCGCCCACACGCAGCGGTAGGTATTGCCGCAAATGAAGTGGTCGGTATAGAATTTGACGACCGACGGCGCGATCATGTCAAGGAATTCCTGCACGCGTATGTCATCCTGCCGCGCTGCGGCGGGAGAACGGACTTTTTTGGGCATATGGTATCATCTCCTTAATGAGCGGAAAATTTAATTTTTTCCGGATTTGAACAGAAAAAAAGCCGCTTGCTCTATTTCCACAACAAAGCAAACGGCTTATATATGATGATAATATAAAAGAGCATCAGCCGGTAAAGCTAATGCTCTCTATGCAATAATGACCCTATATTTTTTAGTCTTTATCCCATGAAAATTTGAGTGATGCTGTTCTCTGGCAGAGGCTTGGTTATCTTGATGAACAATTCATTCATTTTGGTATAATCGCATGAGAAGGATGCCACGCTTGCTTCAATCATTTGCTTGTCGGTCACCTCGGAAAAGTCTACGCTATAGCCTGCATTTTCGGCCAAATACTCGATAAAGAGCCTCTGCGCCCTGCCGTTTCCTTCTCTGAATGGATAAAGGACATTGATTTCACCAAGATAATACGCAAGACGGATGGGAATTTCATCTGCGGAGGCATCTTTCAAGTAATTTTCTTTTTTCAGCTTAGCGAAGAGCTGATCGGCGTTTTGTTCGATGAACTCATAGTTGCAAAACATATTTCCTTTTGCGATGTTCACCCATCTGATTTCACCCGCCCATTCGTAGATATCGCCAAATATATAC
This genomic window contains:
- a CDS encoding DUF87 domain-containing protein, with product MPKKVRSPAAARQDDIRVQEFLDMIAPSVVKFYTDHFICGNTYRCVWALREYPTATEEQAILRHLGEKDGVTLRIYTRHVTPVEERKIISNAANKNRMKRSSTNDLQQTVAAESNLQDVANIVASMHRNKEPLLHAAVYIELSAHDPDQLKLLQTEVLTELIRSKLNVDRLLLRQKQGFICAMPSGWNVFGDQFERVLPASSVANLYPFNYSGKTDERGFYLGRDKFGSNILVDFNKRADDKTNANILILGNSGQGKSYLLKLILTNLRESGMHVLALDPEMEYEELTVNLGGCFIDLMSGEYIINVLEPKTWDISGDPGDTGAPQAFRQTSKLSQHISFLKDFFRCYKDFDDRQIDTIEIMLGKLYDKWGITDRSNFDRLKPADYPILSDLYELVEAEYKAFDESRRQLYTADTLREICLGLHSLCKGAESNFFNGHTNITSGSFVTFGVKGLLQASKNIRNALLFNVLSFMSNELLTAGNTAASIDELYLFLTNLTAIEYIRNFMKRVRKKDSAVILASQNLEDFDIEGIREYTKPLFSIPTHQFLFNAGNIDAKFYIENLQLEQSEYNLIRYPQRGVCLYKCGNERYNLMVTAPEHKARLFGKAGGR
- a CDS encoding Fic family protein translates to MSSNYEYSYEWDQRYCYPHSNVLINKLGIRDAEKLQIAEREITSLRIANAKVNVIKGNFDLLHLRQIHKYIFGDIYEWAGEIRWVNIAKGNMFCNYEFIEQNADQLFAKLKKENYLKDASADEIPIRLAYYLGEINVLYPFREGNGRAQRLFIEYLAENAGYSVDFSEVTDKQMIEASVASFSCDYTKMNELFIKITKPLPENSITQIFMG